In Mycteria americana isolate JAX WOST 10 ecotype Jacksonville Zoo and Gardens chromosome 3, USCA_MyAme_1.0, whole genome shotgun sequence, a single genomic region encodes these proteins:
- the FAM161A gene encoding protein FAM161A isoform X2, whose protein sequence is MAAAHRAARLAASCLRTPLDPRTRAPAALYERGPPPAAAQDGFDLDSNTNREQTLSLNGDSDKWIDFSKMCNSNQEYYLKLEELKNAHLETMAKLESMYRNKLYLKAVQPSDKKNAASDMGRRPAWEKSSYQPLNLHKSFSDSDLSDPLGSSISDGSDRELAFEENGSETGSSAFAKERIEKMWEGFSVEDYISRTKHSLPSSPAFRMIRKKQKAWSPKVTVPKPFQMTIREARKKEQNVKSKSQTEMENNLLKKQLEEEAECQKKFRANPVPAAVFLPLYHEMVQRNEERRRSVKERSKLKLLASQKPFKFIEREKQRNEIRKMQLRDLSAPEKKTKLFKAKPVPKCVYSPAVNNKLKEEELYREIRIRMRAEELLRNSSLPNSRLALKDTNKKKKHKCIEPKETEHKPKIKSNVPDFDLLHQKFQKWLLQQKQVKHLTVCEPFDLRTPYIPSNKGKILKDIQEDEEKLKETRWPYASPRRKPQMRHSSANSHLSGYGESKSPKITESTRRRLQAIRNYEKQRMQEYLQELQEMEERVNQRPLLFERVTQKNARIAAEKHYSNRLRALGICPEFVSKKGQTTKLPQCSSAEDFNNSTDARERVIKDKVKERESFEEAADSSPQSEQSHEEEEEEEEEEEGEKRKAVKTSTRDGQSSELADEEEARASPYAPQPCHAEEAGSSPASEQHREEDEEEEEEAKAGLSLGHSQEEEEDDQSRPSSRSDQSLEREEESESDPEAEGAFRYEDEEYENDDSEEKPSNDEAD, encoded by the exons ATGGCGGCGGCGCACCGGGCGGCGCGACTGGCCGCCTCCTGCCTCCGCACCCCGCTCGACCCCCGCACCCGGGCGCCCGCCGCGCTGTACGagcgggggccgccgcccgccgccgcgcag GATGGTTTTGATTTGGATTCAAATACCAACAGAGAGCAGACCCTCTCTCTAAATGGAGACTCTGACAAGTGGATAGACTTTTCCAAAATGTGCAATTCAAATCAAGAATATTACTTGAAGCTAGAAGAGTTGAAGAATGCCCACTTGGAGACCATGGCAAAATTAGAAAGTATGTATCGGAATAAACTATATTTAAAAGCAGTACAACCCTCGGACAAGAAGAATGCTGCTTCTGACATGGGTCGTAG gccAGCTTGGGAGAAGAGCTCGTATCAGCCTCTAAATTTGCACAAATCCTTTTCAGACTCTGACTTAAGTGATCCCTTAGGCTCAAGTATATCTGATGGGTCTGACAGAGAATTAGCATTTGAAGAAAATGGCAGTGAAACTGGATCATCTGCATTTGCTAAGGAACGGATTGAAAAAATGTGGGAGGGGTTCTCTGTGGAAGACTACATCTCCCGCACCAAACACAGCTTACCAAGCTCACCAGCCTTCAGAATGATAcggaagaaacagaaagcatggTCACCAAAAGTTACTGTGCCCAAGCCTTTCCAGATGACTATTAGAGAagctagaaaaaaagaacagaatgtcAAATCGAAGTCAcagactgaaatggaaaataacttaTTGAAGAAGCAACTAGAGGAAGAAGCAGAGTGTCAGAAAAAATTCCGAGCCAATCCAGTGCCTGCTGCCGTCTTCCTTCCGCTGTACCATGAAATGGTGCAACGAAACGAAGAACGCAGGAGGTCTGTGAAAGAGAGAAGCAAACTCAAGCTCTTGGCTTCTCAGAAGCCATTTAAATTCATTGAACGAGAGAAGCAAAGGAACGAAATTAGGAAAATGCAGTTAAGAGACCTTTCCgcacctgaaaagaaaacaaaactgttcaaagcaaaaccagttcCTAAGTGTGTTTATAGTCCAGCTGTTAACAACAAGCTAAAGGAGGAAGAGCTCTACAGAGAAATCAGGATCAGAATGAGAGCTGAAGAGTTGCTACGTAATTCATCTCTACCCAACAGCAGACTGGCCTTGAAAGATAccaataaaaagaagaaacacaagtgCATTGAACCAAAGGAAACAGAACATAAGCCTAAGATCAAATCAAACGTTCCAGATTTTGATCTGCTACaccagaaatttcagaaatggcTCCTGCAACAAAAACAAGTGAAACACCTTACAGTCTGTGAACCTTTCGATCTTCGTACGCCATATATTCCCTCAAACAAGGGGAAGATTTTGAAGGACATTCAAGAGGATgaagaaaagttgaaagaaaCACGCTGGCCATATGCCTCTCCAAGACGTAAACCTCAAATGAGACATTCCAGTGCAAATTCACATCTCTCTGGATATGGAGAATCTAAATCACCAAAAATCACAGAATCCACAAGACGACGGCTACAAGCCATAAG GAATTATGAGAAGCAGAGAATGCAAGAATATTTGCAGGAGTtgcaagaaatggaagaaagagtaAATCAAAGGCCGTTGCTTTTTGAAAGAGTCACTCAG aaaaatgCCAGAATAGCTGCAGAAAAGCATTATTCTAACAGACTGAGAGCGCTGGGGATATGCCCAGAGTTTGTTTCAAAGAAAGGACAAACAACTAAATTGCCACAATGCTCCAGTGCTGAAGATTTTAATAACTCCACTGATGCCAGAGAAAG AGTCATCAAGGATAAAGTGAAAGAAAGGGAGTCCTTTGAGGAAGCAGCTGACAGCAGTCCTCAGTCTGAGCAGTCCcacgaggaggaagaggaggaggaggaggaggaggagggagagaagagaaaagctgtCAAAACCTCCACCCGGGATGGCCAGTCCAGTGAGCTGGCGGATGAGGAAGAGGCAAGAGCCAGCCCTTATGCTCCTCAGCCTTGCCATGCAGAGGAGGCTGGGTCCAGccctgcctctgagcagcaccgtgaagaggatgaggaggaggaagaggaagcaaaggCAGGCCTGTCACTTGGCCattcccaggaggaggaggaagacgatCAGTCGAGACCCAGCTCTCGGTCTGACCAGTCCCTTGAGCGTGAAGAGGAAAGTGAGTCTGACCCTGAAGCTGAGGGTGCCTTCAGATATGAGGACGAAGAATATGAAAATGATGATTCAGAAGAAAAACCCAGCAATGATGAAGCTGACTGA
- the FAM161A gene encoding protein FAM161A isoform X1 codes for MAAAHRAARLAASCLRTPLDPRTRAPAALYERGPPPAAAQDGFDLDSNTNREQTLSLNGDSDKWIDFSKMCNSNQEYYLKLEELKNAHLETMAKLESMYRNKLYLKAVQPSDKKNAASDMGRRPAWEKSSYQPLNLHKSFSDSDLSDPLGSSISDGSDRELAFEENGSETGSSAFAKERIEKMWEGFSVEDYISRTKHSLPSSPAFRMIRKKQKAWSPKVTVPKPFQMTIREARKKEQNVKSKSQTEMENNLLKKQLEEEAECQKKFRANPVPAAVFLPLYHEMVQRNEERRRSVKERSKLKLLASQKPFKFIEREKQRNEIRKMQLRDLSAPEKKTKLFKAKPVPKCVYSPAVNNKLKEEELYREIRIRMRAEELLRNSSLPNSRLALKDTNKKKKHKCIEPKETEHKPKIKSNVPDFDLLHQKFQKWLLQQKQVKHLTVCEPFDLRTPYIPSNKGKILKDIQEDEEKLKETRWPYASPRRKPQMRHSSANSHLSGYGESKSPKITESTRRRLQAIRNSLEEKRKLEEQQKRNRTKQKQRMKKLQKIVTTRAEANDPHQSLAQMSKSKLETFRNYEKQRMQEYLQELQEMEERVNQRPLLFERVTQKNARIAAEKHYSNRLRALGICPEFVSKKGQTTKLPQCSSAEDFNNSTDARERVIKDKVKERESFEEAADSSPQSEQSHEEEEEEEEEEEGEKRKAVKTSTRDGQSSELADEEEARASPYAPQPCHAEEAGSSPASEQHREEDEEEEEEAKAGLSLGHSQEEEEDDQSRPSSRSDQSLEREEESESDPEAEGAFRYEDEEYENDDSEEKPSNDEAD; via the exons ATGGCGGCGGCGCACCGGGCGGCGCGACTGGCCGCCTCCTGCCTCCGCACCCCGCTCGACCCCCGCACCCGGGCGCCCGCCGCGCTGTACGagcgggggccgccgcccgccgccgcgcag GATGGTTTTGATTTGGATTCAAATACCAACAGAGAGCAGACCCTCTCTCTAAATGGAGACTCTGACAAGTGGATAGACTTTTCCAAAATGTGCAATTCAAATCAAGAATATTACTTGAAGCTAGAAGAGTTGAAGAATGCCCACTTGGAGACCATGGCAAAATTAGAAAGTATGTATCGGAATAAACTATATTTAAAAGCAGTACAACCCTCGGACAAGAAGAATGCTGCTTCTGACATGGGTCGTAG gccAGCTTGGGAGAAGAGCTCGTATCAGCCTCTAAATTTGCACAAATCCTTTTCAGACTCTGACTTAAGTGATCCCTTAGGCTCAAGTATATCTGATGGGTCTGACAGAGAATTAGCATTTGAAGAAAATGGCAGTGAAACTGGATCATCTGCATTTGCTAAGGAACGGATTGAAAAAATGTGGGAGGGGTTCTCTGTGGAAGACTACATCTCCCGCACCAAACACAGCTTACCAAGCTCACCAGCCTTCAGAATGATAcggaagaaacagaaagcatggTCACCAAAAGTTACTGTGCCCAAGCCTTTCCAGATGACTATTAGAGAagctagaaaaaaagaacagaatgtcAAATCGAAGTCAcagactgaaatggaaaataacttaTTGAAGAAGCAACTAGAGGAAGAAGCAGAGTGTCAGAAAAAATTCCGAGCCAATCCAGTGCCTGCTGCCGTCTTCCTTCCGCTGTACCATGAAATGGTGCAACGAAACGAAGAACGCAGGAGGTCTGTGAAAGAGAGAAGCAAACTCAAGCTCTTGGCTTCTCAGAAGCCATTTAAATTCATTGAACGAGAGAAGCAAAGGAACGAAATTAGGAAAATGCAGTTAAGAGACCTTTCCgcacctgaaaagaaaacaaaactgttcaaagcaaaaccagttcCTAAGTGTGTTTATAGTCCAGCTGTTAACAACAAGCTAAAGGAGGAAGAGCTCTACAGAGAAATCAGGATCAGAATGAGAGCTGAAGAGTTGCTACGTAATTCATCTCTACCCAACAGCAGACTGGCCTTGAAAGATAccaataaaaagaagaaacacaagtgCATTGAACCAAAGGAAACAGAACATAAGCCTAAGATCAAATCAAACGTTCCAGATTTTGATCTGCTACaccagaaatttcagaaatggcTCCTGCAACAAAAACAAGTGAAACACCTTACAGTCTGTGAACCTTTCGATCTTCGTACGCCATATATTCCCTCAAACAAGGGGAAGATTTTGAAGGACATTCAAGAGGATgaagaaaagttgaaagaaaCACGCTGGCCATATGCCTCTCCAAGACGTAAACCTCAAATGAGACATTCCAGTGCAAATTCACATCTCTCTGGATATGGAGAATCTAAATCACCAAAAATCACAGAATCCACAAGACGACGGCTACAAGCCATAAG GAATTCActtgaggaaaagagaaagctggaagaacaacaaaaaaggaacagaacaaagcagaaacaaagaatgaaaaaactcCAGAAAATTGTAACAACTCGGGCTGAGGCCAATGACCCACATCAGAGCCTAGCTCAGATGTCTAAATCCAAATTAGAAACATTCAG GAATTATGAGAAGCAGAGAATGCAAGAATATTTGCAGGAGTtgcaagaaatggaagaaagagtaAATCAAAGGCCGTTGCTTTTTGAAAGAGTCACTCAG aaaaatgCCAGAATAGCTGCAGAAAAGCATTATTCTAACAGACTGAGAGCGCTGGGGATATGCCCAGAGTTTGTTTCAAAGAAAGGACAAACAACTAAATTGCCACAATGCTCCAGTGCTGAAGATTTTAATAACTCCACTGATGCCAGAGAAAG AGTCATCAAGGATAAAGTGAAAGAAAGGGAGTCCTTTGAGGAAGCAGCTGACAGCAGTCCTCAGTCTGAGCAGTCCcacgaggaggaagaggaggaggaggaggaggaggagggagagaagagaaaagctgtCAAAACCTCCACCCGGGATGGCCAGTCCAGTGAGCTGGCGGATGAGGAAGAGGCAAGAGCCAGCCCTTATGCTCCTCAGCCTTGCCATGCAGAGGAGGCTGGGTCCAGccctgcctctgagcagcaccgtgaagaggatgaggaggaggaagaggaagcaaaggCAGGCCTGTCACTTGGCCattcccaggaggaggaggaagacgatCAGTCGAGACCCAGCTCTCGGTCTGACCAGTCCCTTGAGCGTGAAGAGGAAAGTGAGTCTGACCCTGAAGCTGAGGGTGCCTTCAGATATGAGGACGAAGAATATGAAAATGATGATTCAGAAGAAAAACCCAGCAATGATGAAGCTGACTGA
- the FAM161A gene encoding protein FAM161A isoform X3, protein MCNSNQEYYLKLEELKNAHLETMAKLESMYRNKLYLKAVQPSDKKNAASDMGRRPAWEKSSYQPLNLHKSFSDSDLSDPLGSSISDGSDRELAFEENGSETGSSAFAKERIEKMWEGFSVEDYISRTKHSLPSSPAFRMIRKKQKAWSPKVTVPKPFQMTIREARKKEQNVKSKSQTEMENNLLKKQLEEEAECQKKFRANPVPAAVFLPLYHEMVQRNEERRRSVKERSKLKLLASQKPFKFIEREKQRNEIRKMQLRDLSAPEKKTKLFKAKPVPKCVYSPAVNNKLKEEELYREIRIRMRAEELLRNSSLPNSRLALKDTNKKKKHKCIEPKETEHKPKIKSNVPDFDLLHQKFQKWLLQQKQVKHLTVCEPFDLRTPYIPSNKGKILKDIQEDEEKLKETRWPYASPRRKPQMRHSSANSHLSGYGESKSPKITESTRRRLQAIRNSLEEKRKLEEQQKRNRTKQKQRMKKLQKIVTTRAEANDPHQSLAQMSKSKLETFRNYEKQRMQEYLQELQEMEERVNQRPLLFERVTQKNARIAAEKHYSNRLRALGICPEFVSKKGQTTKLPQCSSAEDFNNSTDARERVIKDKVKERESFEEAADSSPQSEQSHEEEEEEEEEEEGEKRKAVKTSTRDGQSSELADEEEARASPYAPQPCHAEEAGSSPASEQHREEDEEEEEEAKAGLSLGHSQEEEEDDQSRPSSRSDQSLEREEESESDPEAEGAFRYEDEEYENDDSEEKPSNDEAD, encoded by the exons ATGTGCAATTCAAATCAAGAATATTACTTGAAGCTAGAAGAGTTGAAGAATGCCCACTTGGAGACCATGGCAAAATTAGAAAGTATGTATCGGAATAAACTATATTTAAAAGCAGTACAACCCTCGGACAAGAAGAATGCTGCTTCTGACATGGGTCGTAG gccAGCTTGGGAGAAGAGCTCGTATCAGCCTCTAAATTTGCACAAATCCTTTTCAGACTCTGACTTAAGTGATCCCTTAGGCTCAAGTATATCTGATGGGTCTGACAGAGAATTAGCATTTGAAGAAAATGGCAGTGAAACTGGATCATCTGCATTTGCTAAGGAACGGATTGAAAAAATGTGGGAGGGGTTCTCTGTGGAAGACTACATCTCCCGCACCAAACACAGCTTACCAAGCTCACCAGCCTTCAGAATGATAcggaagaaacagaaagcatggTCACCAAAAGTTACTGTGCCCAAGCCTTTCCAGATGACTATTAGAGAagctagaaaaaaagaacagaatgtcAAATCGAAGTCAcagactgaaatggaaaataacttaTTGAAGAAGCAACTAGAGGAAGAAGCAGAGTGTCAGAAAAAATTCCGAGCCAATCCAGTGCCTGCTGCCGTCTTCCTTCCGCTGTACCATGAAATGGTGCAACGAAACGAAGAACGCAGGAGGTCTGTGAAAGAGAGAAGCAAACTCAAGCTCTTGGCTTCTCAGAAGCCATTTAAATTCATTGAACGAGAGAAGCAAAGGAACGAAATTAGGAAAATGCAGTTAAGAGACCTTTCCgcacctgaaaagaaaacaaaactgttcaaagcaaaaccagttcCTAAGTGTGTTTATAGTCCAGCTGTTAACAACAAGCTAAAGGAGGAAGAGCTCTACAGAGAAATCAGGATCAGAATGAGAGCTGAAGAGTTGCTACGTAATTCATCTCTACCCAACAGCAGACTGGCCTTGAAAGATAccaataaaaagaagaaacacaagtgCATTGAACCAAAGGAAACAGAACATAAGCCTAAGATCAAATCAAACGTTCCAGATTTTGATCTGCTACaccagaaatttcagaaatggcTCCTGCAACAAAAACAAGTGAAACACCTTACAGTCTGTGAACCTTTCGATCTTCGTACGCCATATATTCCCTCAAACAAGGGGAAGATTTTGAAGGACATTCAAGAGGATgaagaaaagttgaaagaaaCACGCTGGCCATATGCCTCTCCAAGACGTAAACCTCAAATGAGACATTCCAGTGCAAATTCACATCTCTCTGGATATGGAGAATCTAAATCACCAAAAATCACAGAATCCACAAGACGACGGCTACAAGCCATAAG GAATTCActtgaggaaaagagaaagctggaagaacaacaaaaaaggaacagaacaaagcagaaacaaagaatgaaaaaactcCAGAAAATTGTAACAACTCGGGCTGAGGCCAATGACCCACATCAGAGCCTAGCTCAGATGTCTAAATCCAAATTAGAAACATTCAG GAATTATGAGAAGCAGAGAATGCAAGAATATTTGCAGGAGTtgcaagaaatggaagaaagagtaAATCAAAGGCCGTTGCTTTTTGAAAGAGTCACTCAG aaaaatgCCAGAATAGCTGCAGAAAAGCATTATTCTAACAGACTGAGAGCGCTGGGGATATGCCCAGAGTTTGTTTCAAAGAAAGGACAAACAACTAAATTGCCACAATGCTCCAGTGCTGAAGATTTTAATAACTCCACTGATGCCAGAGAAAG AGTCATCAAGGATAAAGTGAAAGAAAGGGAGTCCTTTGAGGAAGCAGCTGACAGCAGTCCTCAGTCTGAGCAGTCCcacgaggaggaagaggaggaggaggaggaggaggagggagagaagagaaaagctgtCAAAACCTCCACCCGGGATGGCCAGTCCAGTGAGCTGGCGGATGAGGAAGAGGCAAGAGCCAGCCCTTATGCTCCTCAGCCTTGCCATGCAGAGGAGGCTGGGTCCAGccctgcctctgagcagcaccgtgaagaggatgaggaggaggaagaggaagcaaaggCAGGCCTGTCACTTGGCCattcccaggaggaggaggaagacgatCAGTCGAGACCCAGCTCTCGGTCTGACCAGTCCCTTGAGCGTGAAGAGGAAAGTGAGTCTGACCCTGAAGCTGAGGGTGCCTTCAGATATGAGGACGAAGAATATGAAAATGATGATTCAGAAGAAAAACCCAGCAATGATGAAGCTGACTGA
- the FAM161A gene encoding protein FAM161A isoform X4, producing MLLLTWVVDSDLSDPLGSSISDGSDRELAFEENGSETGSSAFAKERIEKMWEGFSVEDYISRTKHSLPSSPAFRMIRKKQKAWSPKVTVPKPFQMTIREARKKEQNVKSKSQTEMENNLLKKQLEEEAECQKKFRANPVPAAVFLPLYHEMVQRNEERRRSVKERSKLKLLASQKPFKFIEREKQRNEIRKMQLRDLSAPEKKTKLFKAKPVPKCVYSPAVNNKLKEEELYREIRIRMRAEELLRNSSLPNSRLALKDTNKKKKHKCIEPKETEHKPKIKSNVPDFDLLHQKFQKWLLQQKQVKHLTVCEPFDLRTPYIPSNKGKILKDIQEDEEKLKETRWPYASPRRKPQMRHSSANSHLSGYGESKSPKITESTRRRLQAIRNSLEEKRKLEEQQKRNRTKQKQRMKKLQKIVTTRAEANDPHQSLAQMSKSKLETFRNYEKQRMQEYLQELQEMEERVNQRPLLFERVTQKNARIAAEKHYSNRLRALGICPEFVSKKGQTTKLPQCSSAEDFNNSTDARERVIKDKVKERESFEEAADSSPQSEQSHEEEEEEEEEEEGEKRKAVKTSTRDGQSSELADEEEARASPYAPQPCHAEEAGSSPASEQHREEDEEEEEEAKAGLSLGHSQEEEEDDQSRPSSRSDQSLEREEESESDPEAEGAFRYEDEEYENDDSEEKPSNDEAD from the exons ATGCTGCTTCTGACATGGGTCGTAG ACTCTGACTTAAGTGATCCCTTAGGCTCAAGTATATCTGATGGGTCTGACAGAGAATTAGCATTTGAAGAAAATGGCAGTGAAACTGGATCATCTGCATTTGCTAAGGAACGGATTGAAAAAATGTGGGAGGGGTTCTCTGTGGAAGACTACATCTCCCGCACCAAACACAGCTTACCAAGCTCACCAGCCTTCAGAATGATAcggaagaaacagaaagcatggTCACCAAAAGTTACTGTGCCCAAGCCTTTCCAGATGACTATTAGAGAagctagaaaaaaagaacagaatgtcAAATCGAAGTCAcagactgaaatggaaaataacttaTTGAAGAAGCAACTAGAGGAAGAAGCAGAGTGTCAGAAAAAATTCCGAGCCAATCCAGTGCCTGCTGCCGTCTTCCTTCCGCTGTACCATGAAATGGTGCAACGAAACGAAGAACGCAGGAGGTCTGTGAAAGAGAGAAGCAAACTCAAGCTCTTGGCTTCTCAGAAGCCATTTAAATTCATTGAACGAGAGAAGCAAAGGAACGAAATTAGGAAAATGCAGTTAAGAGACCTTTCCgcacctgaaaagaaaacaaaactgttcaaagcaaaaccagttcCTAAGTGTGTTTATAGTCCAGCTGTTAACAACAAGCTAAAGGAGGAAGAGCTCTACAGAGAAATCAGGATCAGAATGAGAGCTGAAGAGTTGCTACGTAATTCATCTCTACCCAACAGCAGACTGGCCTTGAAAGATAccaataaaaagaagaaacacaagtgCATTGAACCAAAGGAAACAGAACATAAGCCTAAGATCAAATCAAACGTTCCAGATTTTGATCTGCTACaccagaaatttcagaaatggcTCCTGCAACAAAAACAAGTGAAACACCTTACAGTCTGTGAACCTTTCGATCTTCGTACGCCATATATTCCCTCAAACAAGGGGAAGATTTTGAAGGACATTCAAGAGGATgaagaaaagttgaaagaaaCACGCTGGCCATATGCCTCTCCAAGACGTAAACCTCAAATGAGACATTCCAGTGCAAATTCACATCTCTCTGGATATGGAGAATCTAAATCACCAAAAATCACAGAATCCACAAGACGACGGCTACAAGCCATAAG GAATTCActtgaggaaaagagaaagctggaagaacaacaaaaaaggaacagaacaaagcagaaacaaagaatgaaaaaactcCAGAAAATTGTAACAACTCGGGCTGAGGCCAATGACCCACATCAGAGCCTAGCTCAGATGTCTAAATCCAAATTAGAAACATTCAG GAATTATGAGAAGCAGAGAATGCAAGAATATTTGCAGGAGTtgcaagaaatggaagaaagagtaAATCAAAGGCCGTTGCTTTTTGAAAGAGTCACTCAG aaaaatgCCAGAATAGCTGCAGAAAAGCATTATTCTAACAGACTGAGAGCGCTGGGGATATGCCCAGAGTTTGTTTCAAAGAAAGGACAAACAACTAAATTGCCACAATGCTCCAGTGCTGAAGATTTTAATAACTCCACTGATGCCAGAGAAAG AGTCATCAAGGATAAAGTGAAAGAAAGGGAGTCCTTTGAGGAAGCAGCTGACAGCAGTCCTCAGTCTGAGCAGTCCcacgaggaggaagaggaggaggaggaggaggaggagggagagaagagaaaagctgtCAAAACCTCCACCCGGGATGGCCAGTCCAGTGAGCTGGCGGATGAGGAAGAGGCAAGAGCCAGCCCTTATGCTCCTCAGCCTTGCCATGCAGAGGAGGCTGGGTCCAGccctgcctctgagcagcaccgtgaagaggatgaggaggaggaagaggaagcaaaggCAGGCCTGTCACTTGGCCattcccaggaggaggaggaagacgatCAGTCGAGACCCAGCTCTCGGTCTGACCAGTCCCTTGAGCGTGAAGAGGAAAGTGAGTCTGACCCTGAAGCTGAGGGTGCCTTCAGATATGAGGACGAAGAATATGAAAATGATGATTCAGAAGAAAAACCCAGCAATGATGAAGCTGACTGA